In one window of Primulina tabacum isolate GXHZ01 chromosome 8, ASM2559414v2, whole genome shotgun sequence DNA:
- the LOC142553139 gene encoding uncharacterized protein LOC142553139 isoform X2 yields MQNTPLISKPANLLTIVRCDAGVDGSRSSQAAATPLLSVSKSSWISNVRIEKRKIPDPPCVVCRGSGRVDCHECHGRGRTNHVQSTVLPKGEWPKWCRSCGGSGLGYCDRCLGTGEYRYIMGFQFMKRDTDHIQDNRAYQMEDRRGSHSFTELLLNEVQLNSSD; encoded by the exons ATGCAAAATACGCCACTGATCTCGAAACCGGCGAATCTACTAACCATTGTCAGGTGCGATGCCGGAGTTGATGGTAGTCGAAGTTCTCAGGCAGCTGCGACTCCGCTTCTTTCCGTATCCAAGTCTTCCTGGATC TCAAATGTTCgtatagaaaaaagaaaaatcccCGATCCACCTTGTGTTGTTTGCAGAGGAAGCGGCAGAGTTGATTGTCACGAGTGTCATGGTAGAG GGAGGACAAATCACGTCCAATCGACCGTGCTTCCCAAAGGAGAATGGCCAAAATG GTGCAGGAGCTGTGGAGGAAGCGGTCTTGGGTACTGTGACCGTTGTCTAGGAACAGGAGAATACAGATATATAATGGGATTCCAATTCATGAAGAGGGATACCGATCACATCCAAGATAACCGAGCATATCAAATGGAAGATAGACGGGGTTCACATTCATTTACGGAGCTACTTCTAAATGAGGTACAGTTGAATTCAAGCGATTGA
- the LOC142553139 gene encoding uncharacterized protein LOC142553139 isoform X1, translating to MQNTPLISKPANLLTIVRCDAGVDGSRSSQAAATPLLSVSKSSWIVSTQSNVRIEKRKIPDPPCVVCRGSGRVDCHECHGRGRTNHVQSTVLPKGEWPKWCRSCGGSGLGYCDRCLGTGEYRYIMGFQFMKRDTDHIQDNRAYQMEDRRGSHSFTELLLNEVQLNSSD from the exons ATGCAAAATACGCCACTGATCTCGAAACCGGCGAATCTACTAACCATTGTCAGGTGCGATGCCGGAGTTGATGGTAGTCGAAGTTCTCAGGCAGCTGCGACTCCGCTTCTTTCCGTATCCAAGTCTTCCTGGATCGTCAGTACTCAG TCAAATGTTCgtatagaaaaaagaaaaatcccCGATCCACCTTGTGTTGTTTGCAGAGGAAGCGGCAGAGTTGATTGTCACGAGTGTCATGGTAGAG GGAGGACAAATCACGTCCAATCGACCGTGCTTCCCAAAGGAGAATGGCCAAAATG GTGCAGGAGCTGTGGAGGAAGCGGTCTTGGGTACTGTGACCGTTGTCTAGGAACAGGAGAATACAGATATATAATGGGATTCCAATTCATGAAGAGGGATACCGATCACATCCAAGATAACCGAGCATATCAAATGGAAGATAGACGGGGTTCACATTCATTTACGGAGCTACTTCTAAATGAGGTACAGTTGAATTCAAGCGATTGA
- the LOC142553139 gene encoding uncharacterized protein LOC142553139 isoform X3: MQNTPLISKPANLLTIVRCDAGVDGSRSSQAAATPLLSVSKSSWIVSTQSNVRIEKRKIPDPPCVVCRGSGRVDCHECHGRGRTNHVQSTVLPKGEWPKWCRSCGGSGLGYCDRCLGTGEYRYIMGFQFMKRDTDHIQDNRAYQMEDRRGSHSFTELLLNEQ; this comes from the exons ATGCAAAATACGCCACTGATCTCGAAACCGGCGAATCTACTAACCATTGTCAGGTGCGATGCCGGAGTTGATGGTAGTCGAAGTTCTCAGGCAGCTGCGACTCCGCTTCTTTCCGTATCCAAGTCTTCCTGGATCGTCAGTACTCAG TCAAATGTTCgtatagaaaaaagaaaaatcccCGATCCACCTTGTGTTGTTTGCAGAGGAAGCGGCAGAGTTGATTGTCACGAGTGTCATGGTAGAG GGAGGACAAATCACGTCCAATCGACCGTGCTTCCCAAAGGAGAATGGCCAAAATG GTGCAGGAGCTGTGGAGGAAGCGGTCTTGGGTACTGTGACCGTTGTCTAGGAACAGGAGAATACAGATATATAATGGGATTCCAATTCATGAAGAGGGATACCGATCACATCCAAGATAACCGAGCATATCAAATGGAAGATAGACGGGGTTCACATTCATTTACGGAGCTACTTCTAAATGAG CAATAA
- the LOC142553137 gene encoding protein NRT1/ PTR FAMILY 7.3-like, whose amino-acid sequence MREKTIMHQEEYTLDGSVDRNGTPAVRARTGSWCAGFLILVNQGLATLAFFGVGVNLVLFLTRVMGQDNAEAANNVSKWTGTVYLFSLLGAFLSDSYWGRYKTCAIFQVIFVIGLVSLSLTSYLFLVKPNGCGDERTLCDSHSTLQLSLFYVSIYLIALGNGGYQPTIATFGADQFDEEHPKEGHSKVEFFSYFYLALNLGCLFSNTILGYYEDKGMWEIGFWASAGSATVALILFLIGTPRYRHFVPKGNPLSRFCQVIIAASRKWKIQVPCDDELYEVQEADLADNAGRKILHTQGFKFLDRAAVMTQRDYTVEKKTNTHNPWNMCPITQVEEVKCILRLLPVWLCTIPYSVVFTQMQSIFVEQGAAMKTTLADFHIPPASMSSFDILSVAAFIFINKRLIEPLVSRYRKSGGLTELQRMGIGLVIAIAAMLSAGLVEHFRLKYSQKDCPNCANSSSLSIFWQVPQYVLIGASEVFMYVGQLEFFNGQAPDGLKSFGSALSMMSISLGNYVSSLIVTIVIKISASDEMPGWIPRNLNKGHLDRFYYLLAALTAADLLLYIVCAKWYKSTRFEDRSNKGKDNDARI is encoded by the exons ATGAGAGAGAAGACCATAATGCACCAAGAAGAATACACCCTTGACGGATCAGTTGATCGCAATGGAACGCCTGCAGTTCGAGCACGAACTGGATCATGGTGTGCTGGTTTTCTTATACTAG TGAATCAAGGCCTTGCCACGCTTGCATTTTTCGGGGTTGGAGTCAATCTAGTGTTGTTCCTTACGAGAGTAATGGGCCAAGACAATGCTGAAGCTGCAAATAATGTTAGCAAATGGACAGGCACAGTTTACTTATTTTCCCTTCTGGGGGCGTTTCTTTCCGATTCCTACTGGGGACGATACAAAACTTGTGCCATTTTCCAAGTCATATTTGTGATT GGTTTGGTATCCTTATCACTGACATCATACTTGTTCttggtcaaaccaaatggcTGTGGGGATGAAAGAACTCTGTGCGACTCACATTCTACGCTCCAACTTTCGCTCTTCTATGTATCGATTTACCTAATTGCCCTTGGAAACGGAGGGTACCAACCCACGATCGCAACATTTGGAGCCGATCAATTCGATGAAGAACATCCCAAAGAAGGCCACTCAAAAGTGGAGTTCTTTAGCTACTTCTACTTGGCCCTAAATCTCGGTTGCTTATTTTCAAACACAATCTTGGGTTATTATGAAGATAAAGGGATGTGGGAAATAGGGTTTTGGGCATCTGCTGGATCTGCTACAGTTGCACTGATTTTGTTCCTGATTGGGACTCCAAGATACAGACATTTCGTACCCAAAGGCAATCCTTTATCAAGATTTTGTCAAGTGATTATTGCTGCATCAAGGAAATGGAAAATTCAGGTGCCTTGTGATGATGAGTTATATGAAGTACAGGAAGCTGATCTTGCTGACAATGCAGGCAGAAAAATACTTCATACACAAGGATTCAA ATTCTTGGACAGAGCAGCAGTCATGACACAAAGAGACTACACTGTTGAAAAGAAAACCAACACCCATAACCCATGGAATATGTGCCCCATCACACAAGTGGAAGAAGTGAAATGTATATTAAGACTCCTCCCAGTCTGGTTATGCACAATACCATACTCGGTAGTCTTCACTCAAATGCAATCCATTTTCGTTGAACAAGGTGCCGCCATGAAAACAACCTTGGCAGACTTCCACATCCCTCCAGCCAGCATGTCCAGCTTTGACATCCTAAGTGTTGCAGCCTTCATTTTTATCAACAAGCGCCTCATTGAACCCCTCGTGTCCAGGTACAGGAAGTCTGGCGGATTAACTGAGCTCCAGCGGATGGGGATTGGCTTGGTCATAGCCATTGCAGCAATGCTGTCTGCTGGGTTAGTCGAGCATTTCAGGCTCAAATACTCACAAAAAGACTGTCCAAACTGTGCAAATTCCAGCAGTTTAAGCATATTCTGGCAGGTGCCTCAGTATGTTCTAATTGGAGCATCTGAAGTTTTTATGTACGTGGGGCAGCTCGAGTTCTTTAATGGGCAGGCACCAGATGGACTGAAGAGCTTTGGAAGTGCACTTAGCATGATGTCCATATCATTGGGGAATTATGTTAGTAGCTTGATTGTGACCATAGTTATCAAAATTTCGGCATCTGATGAAATGCCTGGATGGATTCCTAGAAACCTAAACAAGGGGCATTTGGACAGGTTTTATTACCTATTGGCGGCATTGACTGCGGCTGATCTTTTGTTGTACATTGTGTGTGCAAAGTGGTACAAGTCCACAAGATTTGAAGACAGGAGCAATAAAGGGAAGGACAACGATGCGAGAATCTAG